The Nocardia higoensis genome has a segment encoding these proteins:
- a CDS encoding sulfurtransferase has protein sequence MVSAVLVGVDELRDAMSDNRVRLLDVRWALGDPDGPQHYLDGHIPGAVFVDLETELAAVPTPAAGRHPLPKVAALQRCARSWGVCQGDPVVVYDASGGTAAARAWWLLRWAGIADVRLLDGGLTAWTAAGWELSTGVEPDPVPGDVNFTGGLLPVIDAHGVARWRGTLLDARPADHFRGEVEPLDPRAGHIPGAVSAPTIDNLDETGRFRDPSWLRDRFSGLGSGPIAVYCGSGVTATHQIAALAVAGMDAALYPGSWSQWSHDAKRPVATGA, from the coding sequence ATGGTGAGCGCGGTACTGGTGGGTGTGGACGAACTGCGGGATGCGATGTCGGACAATCGCGTTCGACTACTCGACGTCCGCTGGGCGCTCGGTGACCCGGACGGTCCGCAGCACTATCTGGACGGTCACATCCCCGGCGCGGTCTTCGTGGATCTGGAGACCGAACTGGCCGCCGTGCCCACCCCGGCGGCGGGGCGGCACCCGCTGCCGAAAGTGGCGGCGCTGCAGCGGTGCGCCCGCAGCTGGGGCGTGTGTCAGGGCGATCCGGTGGTCGTCTACGACGCCAGTGGCGGCACCGCGGCGGCCCGCGCCTGGTGGTTGCTGCGCTGGGCGGGCATCGCCGACGTGCGGCTGCTCGACGGTGGCCTGACCGCGTGGACCGCGGCGGGCTGGGAGCTGTCGACCGGGGTCGAACCGGATCCCGTCCCCGGTGATGTGAACTTCACCGGCGGCCTGCTGCCGGTGATCGACGCGCACGGCGTGGCCCGCTGGCGCGGCACCCTCCTCGACGCCCGGCCCGCCGACCACTTCCGCGGCGAGGTCGAACCGCTCGACCCGCGCGCCGGTCACATTCCCGGCGCGGTGAGCGCCCCCACCATCGACAACCTGGACGAGACAGGCCGCTTCCGCGACCCGTCGTGGCTGCGGGACCGTTTCTCCGGGCTGGGTTCGGGCCCGATAGCGGTCTACTGTGGCTCCGGCGTCACCGCCACCCACCAGATCGCCGCCCTGGCCGTCGCCGGTATGGACGCCGCGCTCTACCCGGGCTCGTGGTCACAGTGGTCCCACGATGCCAAGCGTCCGGTGGCCACCGGCGCCTGA
- a CDS encoding HNH endonuclease family protein: MGRFGWWAVLLAAVLVVAGCGGPGIGGVRPAPGSPTRAQVLGLLGQVRVVAERVRPGGYERGCGKGEACVFGPAWSDDHDGPQGRDGCDTRNDVLAVQLAQVRFRAGTRDCVVVSGVLVDPYIGDRVEFSKEDAREVQIDHVYPLAAAWDLGASGWPMDKRVRFANDTVRNLLATTAGANQAKGDDTPADWLPPRAENHCFYAGKYLTAAVAYDLPVTAADNAVLHDIARDCP, encoded by the coding sequence GTGGGGCGGTTCGGGTGGTGGGCGGTGCTGCTCGCCGCCGTTCTCGTGGTGGCCGGGTGCGGTGGGCCGGGGATCGGTGGTGTGCGGCCCGCGCCGGGCAGTCCGACGCGAGCGCAGGTGCTGGGCTTGCTCGGGCAGGTGCGGGTGGTGGCCGAGCGGGTGCGGCCCGGCGGATACGAACGGGGGTGCGGGAAGGGCGAGGCGTGCGTATTCGGGCCCGCGTGGAGTGATGATCACGACGGCCCGCAGGGGCGCGACGGGTGCGACACCCGCAACGACGTGTTGGCAGTCCAGTTGGCACAGGTGCGATTCCGGGCGGGGACCCGCGATTGCGTGGTGGTGTCGGGCGTGCTGGTCGATCCCTACATCGGTGACCGGGTCGAGTTCAGCAAGGAGGACGCGCGGGAGGTCCAGATCGATCACGTCTATCCGCTGGCGGCGGCATGGGACCTGGGGGCCTCGGGTTGGCCGATGGACAAGCGGGTGCGCTTCGCCAACGACACCGTACGCAACCTGCTGGCCACCACGGCCGGGGCCAACCAGGCGAAAGGCGATGACACGCCCGCGGACTGGTTACCGCCGCGAGCCGAGAACCACTGCTTCTACGCGGGTAAGTACCTGACCGCGGCGGTGGCCTACGACCTGCCGGTCACCGCCGCCGACAACGCGGTGCTCCACGACATCGCCCGCGACTGCCCCTGA
- a CDS encoding helix-turn-helix transcriptional regulator: MRVYDGEHLRAARVAAGISLRYMASRVHFAPSYLSLVETGKRPVTPRLVLGYEDVLGPEALRRDASDDDPSVEAWIERVNATDIPDGVLGYLDYSVDDLARAYPVTTPSAVLEWALTSMRVGRAMLERKKTLGEHRRLMLTLGWFSLIAAACHVDLGDALAARQRLRVARDISLEAEHPEITAWAMETMAWQQLTDGDFTVAATASQVAQHVAPRDSSVFIQATAQEGRALARMGDRDGAYTALRSLARLVSGRHDPKQVEHHFFFDLTKSNSYMAAILAWIGDPAAESFARQVVSDLESAPHPRPRRLVAARLDLGLALLAAGKADEAAETALAAVTSGRLAPSTFWRLDEVVAGIERVDTHAAARVREACRDHYPARAHG; this comes from the coding sequence GTGCGGGTGTACGACGGTGAGCACTTGCGAGCCGCGCGGGTGGCGGCGGGAATCAGCCTGCGCTATATGGCTTCTCGCGTACATTTCGCACCCTCCTATCTCAGTTTGGTGGAGACCGGCAAACGCCCGGTCACCCCGCGACTGGTCCTCGGCTACGAAGACGTGCTCGGGCCGGAGGCGCTGCGGCGGGACGCTTCCGACGACGATCCTTCGGTCGAGGCGTGGATCGAACGGGTGAACGCGACCGACATCCCGGACGGGGTGCTCGGATACCTGGACTACTCGGTCGACGACCTGGCCCGCGCCTATCCGGTGACCACCCCCTCGGCCGTGCTGGAGTGGGCCTTGACCAGCATGCGGGTCGGCCGGGCGATGCTCGAGCGCAAGAAGACGCTGGGCGAGCATCGCCGTCTGATGCTGACCCTCGGCTGGTTCTCGCTGATCGCGGCGGCCTGTCACGTCGATCTCGGTGATGCGCTCGCCGCGCGACAGCGACTGCGGGTCGCCCGTGACATCTCGCTGGAGGCCGAGCATCCGGAGATCACCGCCTGGGCGATGGAGACCATGGCCTGGCAGCAACTCACCGACGGCGACTTCACCGTCGCGGCGACGGCCTCGCAGGTCGCCCAGCACGTCGCCCCGCGCGACAGTTCGGTGTTCATCCAGGCCACCGCCCAGGAGGGCAGAGCGCTGGCGCGCATGGGCGACCGCGACGGGGCCTACACCGCGTTACGCAGTCTCGCCCGGTTGGTTTCCGGGCGACACGATCCGAAGCAGGTGGAGCACCACTTCTTCTTCGACCTGACCAAGTCCAACTCCTACATGGCCGCCATTCTGGCCTGGATCGGTGATCCGGCGGCCGAATCGTTCGCGCGGCAGGTCGTCTCCGATCTCGAGAGCGCACCGCATCCGCGCCCACGCCGGCTGGTGGCGGCGCGCCTGGACCTCGGGCTCGCCCTGCTCGCCGCGGGCAAGGCCGACGAGGCGGCCGAGACCGCGCTCGCGGCGGTCACGTCCGGGCGATTGGCCCCCTCGACGTTCTGGCGGCTCGACGAAGTGGTCGCGGGCATCGAGCGCGTCGATACCCACGCCGCCGCACGGGTCCGCGAGGCATGCCGGGACCACTACCCGGCGCGAGCCCACGGCTGA